The following proteins come from a genomic window of Geomonas sp. RF6:
- a CDS encoding Ig-like domain-containing protein encodes MRKPLLLLWAMVMSLLALSGCGGGGSGGGNGSSANVATGPTIQVHPATLTLPPGTTQQYTATLVATDGSTQDVTGTVTWSSSASAVASVSSSGLVTAGSTPGTAVITAAGSGATGSATVKVLALSSIAIDPVPSMPVGVPKQLTAKGTFSDNSTGDITSLVSWSSSDTAKATVSSTGLVTSVAPGAVTITATLAGISGSVGITINAATINSLSIDQGNSTIAIGTSMRFTAKAGYSDGSTHDVTPAATWTSSDPTVATMAADASGRVSATGLKQGSTTITAAYGGRQAQATLTVSGAHAVSITVEPGTPAVGLGIEKVQLTAVANFSDGTKQDVTETVTWFSSDEQVAVVDNTSNKGETSTAIRTGKSTLTARWPLDQSVSAQSVMTVNPPQPTIGSIGPTSGPIGQLVRIMGTNFVPGTTVSIGGVTGIETMVAHSSYLSFAVPAGITSPSTVKVTTPYGEATSTEAFTVQQPTAAPTVTSFAPAIGPVGQTVTVHGQDFISGRTSVTIGAVPGTNVQVLDSYTLIFTVPSIAEGSGGAITVSTTDFGAGAPSTAVFTVQTPTGAPTITAVDHYIGPPGAYRIVTGTNFVPGRTYISMGGVTRIETTVYGTNQLSFLVPKGTLTNTKITVETPSGSAESPEIFVVTKK; translated from the coding sequence ATGAGAAAACCGCTATTGCTACTATGGGCCATGGTGATGTCACTGCTCGCACTCTCAGGTTGCGGCGGAGGAGGGTCTGGAGGGGGGAACGGAAGTTCGGCAAACGTAGCAACCGGTCCGACGATCCAGGTCCACCCCGCCACTCTGACACTCCCGCCGGGTACGACACAGCAATACACAGCCACACTGGTGGCAACTGACGGCAGCACCCAGGATGTCACCGGCACCGTCACCTGGAGCTCGTCCGCAAGCGCTGTCGCCTCCGTCAGCAGCTCCGGCCTGGTCACCGCGGGGTCCACGCCGGGCACCGCAGTCATCACCGCAGCCGGATCGGGTGCGACCGGCTCGGCGACCGTGAAGGTCCTCGCCCTCTCCTCCATCGCCATCGACCCGGTCCCCTCCATGCCGGTCGGTGTTCCGAAGCAGCTGACCGCCAAAGGCACCTTCTCCGACAACAGCACCGGAGATATCACCAGCCTCGTCTCCTGGAGCTCCTCCGACACCGCGAAGGCGACCGTCAGCAGCACCGGCTTAGTGACCTCGGTAGCGCCCGGCGCGGTCACCATAACCGCCACACTCGCCGGCATCTCCGGGAGCGTGGGGATCACCATCAACGCTGCCACCATCAACTCCCTCTCCATCGACCAGGGGAACTCCACCATCGCCATCGGGACGAGCATGCGCTTCACCGCGAAGGCAGGGTACAGCGACGGCAGCACCCATGACGTCACCCCGGCGGCGACATGGACCTCTTCCGATCCGACCGTAGCGACAATGGCCGCTGATGCGAGCGGGCGCGTCTCCGCCACGGGGCTGAAGCAAGGTTCCACCACCATAACCGCCGCCTACGGCGGAAGGCAGGCACAGGCGACACTCACGGTCAGCGGCGCCCACGCAGTCTCCATCACGGTGGAGCCCGGTACACCCGCGGTCGGCCTCGGAATAGAGAAAGTGCAGCTCACCGCGGTTGCGAACTTCTCGGATGGCACCAAACAGGACGTCACCGAAACCGTCACCTGGTTCTCCTCGGACGAGCAGGTAGCGGTGGTGGACAATACCAGCAACAAGGGGGAGACCTCCACCGCCATACGTACCGGAAAATCGACGCTGACCGCCAGATGGCCGCTGGACCAGAGCGTCTCGGCCCAGTCGGTGATGACCGTAAACCCGCCGCAGCCCACCATCGGCTCTATTGGTCCGACCTCGGGGCCGATCGGGCAGCTCGTGCGCATCATGGGGACGAACTTCGTGCCGGGAACGACGGTCTCCATAGGAGGCGTAACCGGCATCGAGACAATGGTGGCACATTCCAGCTACCTCTCCTTCGCGGTGCCGGCAGGGATCACCTCCCCGAGCACCGTCAAGGTCACCACGCCGTACGGGGAGGCAACCTCCACGGAGGCGTTCACGGTGCAGCAGCCGACCGCTGCGCCGACGGTGACGAGCTTTGCGCCTGCCATAGGGCCGGTGGGGCAGACCGTGACGGTCCACGGGCAGGACTTTATTTCCGGCAGGACCTCCGTTACCATCGGCGCGGTTCCGGGAACGAACGTCCAGGTCCTTGACTCCTACACCCTCATCTTCACCGTCCCCTCCATTGCGGAAGGAAGCGGCGGGGCGATCACCGTCAGCACGACGGACTTCGGTGCGGGCGCCCCGAGCACCGCGGTCTTTACGGTCCAGACACCTACGGGAGCTCCGACGATCACGGCTGTCGATCACTACATCGGCCCCCCGGGTGCCTACCGCATCGTCACCGGCACGAACTTCGTCCCGGGACGCACCTATATCAGTATGGGGGGTGTGACTCGCATAGAGACGACGGTGTACGGCACGAACCAGCTCTCCTTCCTCGTGCCGAAGGGAACCCTCACCAACACGAAGATCACGGTGGAAACACCATCCGGCAGCGCGGAAAGCCCCGAAATCTTCGTGGTGACAAAGAAATAG